The following are encoded in a window of Aestuariirhabdus haliotis genomic DNA:
- a CDS encoding helix-turn-helix domain-containing protein: protein MATNHTTLSIVFKQNCGMAPMKWLRVQRMKKARYLVGSTRLCIYEIGNQVGYPSASVFTVAYKAHFNITPARDRKSLVLVNKK, encoded by the coding sequence ATGGCGACTAATCACACGACGCTATCAATAGTATTTAAGCAAAATTGTGGGATGGCGCCAATGAAATGGTTACGTGTCCAAAGAATGAAGAAGGCGAGATATCTTGTTGGATCAACACGTCTTTGTATTTATGAAATTGGTAATCAGGTGGGCTATCCAAGCGCTTCCGTTTTTACGGTGGCTTATAAGGCTCATTTTAATATTACTCCTGCCAGGGATAGAAAAAGTTTAGTTTTAGTAAATAAAAAATAA
- a CDS encoding BMP family ABC transporter substrate-binding protein: MKTRLTSAGLLRGAASLLLAAAVSSSAFAADKLKIGFVYVGPIGDAGWTYEHDLGRQEMEAALGDKIETSYVESVSEGADSERVIRKLAQSHDLVFTTSFGYMNPTLKVAKAFPKGAFMHATGYKRSKNVGTYSARFYEGRYLTGVIAGHMTKTNTIGYVAAFPIPEVVQGINAFTLGMRSVNPKAEVKVVWINSWYDPAKEREAAEALIAQGADIINQHTDSPAPVQAAEEKGVYAFGYDSDMTAFGPKAHLTGSVVHWGGFYTETAKAVLDGTWKADDTWGGMAADMVKMAPYNAAIPKDVVAQVEGLKTKIIDGSFHPFQGPIKNQQGKVVVPEGTTMKDGEILSFNWYVEGVQGELPK; this comes from the coding sequence ATGAAAACTCGATTGACCTCGGCGGGACTGCTTCGCGGCGCTGCTTCATTGTTATTGGCGGCGGCGGTATCCAGCTCCGCCTTTGCGGCCGACAAGCTGAAGATCGGCTTTGTCTATGTGGGCCCCATCGGTGATGCCGGCTGGACCTACGAACACGATCTGGGCCGTCAGGAGATGGAAGCCGCACTGGGCGATAAAATTGAAACCAGCTATGTGGAAAGTGTCAGCGAAGGTGCCGATTCCGAGCGGGTGATTCGCAAACTGGCCCAAAGCCATGATCTGGTCTTTACCACCAGTTTTGGTTATATGAACCCGACCCTGAAAGTGGCCAAGGCTTTCCCCAAGGGTGCCTTTATGCACGCCACCGGTTACAAGCGCTCCAAGAACGTCGGTACCTACTCCGCGCGGTTCTATGAAGGTCGTTACCTGACAGGCGTTATCGCCGGGCATATGACCAAGACCAACACCATCGGTTACGTGGCCGCCTTCCCGATCCCTGAAGTGGTTCAGGGTATCAACGCCTTTACCCTCGGCATGCGCAGTGTGAACCCCAAGGCCGAAGTCAAAGTGGTCTGGATCAACAGCTGGTACGACCCGGCGAAAGAGCGTGAAGCCGCCGAAGCCTTGATCGCCCAGGGCGCCGATATTATTAATCAGCACACCGACTCTCCAGCGCCCGTTCAGGCGGCCGAAGAAAAGGGTGTCTATGCCTTCGGTTACGATTCCGATATGACAGCCTTTGGTCCTAAAGCACACTTGACCGGCAGCGTAGTGCATTGGGGTGGCTTCTATACGGAAACCGCCAAGGCGGTTCTGGATGGTACTTGGAAAGCCGATGACACCTGGGGTGGCATGGCTGCCGATATGGTCAAAATGGCACCCTATAATGCCGCTATCCCCAAAGATGTTGTTGCTCAGGTGGAAGGTTTGAAGACCAAGATCATCGACGGCAGCTTCCACCCGTTCCAGGGTCCGATCAAAAACCAGCAAGGTAAAGTTGTTGTGCCTGAAGGCACTACCATGAAGGATGGTGAGATTCTTTCATTTAACTGGTACGTCGAAGGGGTGCAGGGCGAATTGCCCAAGTAA
- a CDS encoding ABC transporter permease → MDIDLITNILFAMVRTGTPLLLVALGELVCEKSGVLNLGQEGMMLMGAMAGFAIAFTTGNLWFGVAAGIAVGMLMSLLFGFLALNLNANQVASGLALTIFGAGLSAYIGSDFVGKPLTGMEAWVIPVLSDIPLIGKALFAQDPLVYLSFILFGAVFIFIYHSRPGLILKAVGESPDSAVAVGLSVIRVRYLAVMFGGAMAGLGGAYLSLAYTPLWSDNMTAGRGWIALALVVFASWRVGRVLLGAYLFGAASILHLVMQGLGVSVSSNLLATLPYMATIIVLVLLSSNQARIKLFAPMSLGKPFHKTQ, encoded by the coding sequence ATGGATATCGACCTGATTACCAATATTTTATTTGCCATGGTGCGGACCGGTACACCCTTGTTGCTGGTGGCGCTGGGTGAACTGGTGTGTGAAAAATCCGGTGTTCTGAATCTTGGCCAGGAGGGCATGATGCTAATGGGCGCCATGGCCGGCTTCGCAATAGCGTTTACCACCGGCAACCTCTGGTTCGGAGTCGCCGCTGGTATTGCTGTGGGTATGTTGATGTCGCTGTTGTTTGGTTTCCTGGCGCTGAACCTGAACGCCAACCAGGTCGCCAGCGGTTTGGCATTGACCATCTTCGGCGCAGGCCTGAGTGCCTATATTGGCAGTGACTTTGTCGGCAAGCCGCTGACCGGAATGGAAGCCTGGGTGATCCCGGTGTTGAGCGACATTCCGCTGATCGGCAAGGCGCTGTTTGCCCAGGATCCGCTGGTTTATCTCTCCTTTATTCTGTTTGGCGCGGTATTCATCTTTATCTACCACAGCCGTCCCGGGCTGATCCTGAAAGCCGTGGGGGAGTCTCCCGATTCTGCGGTGGCTGTCGGTTTGTCGGTGATTCGTGTGCGCTATCTGGCGGTGATGTTCGGAGGCGCCATGGCTGGATTGGGAGGAGCCTATTTGTCATTGGCCTATACACCACTCTGGTCGGACAATATGACCGCCGGCCGCGGCTGGATTGCGCTGGCTCTGGTGGTGTTCGCCAGTTGGCGAGTCGGTCGAGTGCTGCTGGGAGCTTACCTGTTTGGTGCCGCCAGTATCCTGCATCTGGTGATGCAGGGTTTGGGAGTGTCGGTATCTTCCAACCTGCTGGCTACTTTACCCTATATGGCAACCATCATTGTTCTGGTACTGTTATCCAGCAATCAGGCACGGATTAAGCTGTTTGCCCCGATGTCGTTGGGCAAACCCTTCCATAAAACACAATAG
- a CDS encoding ABC transporter permease — MSLSIQRRAEESRVMSYCSPLLALVLTLITGALLFWVQGESPLGGLYTFFILPVADLYGLSELGVKAAPILLCATGLAICYRANVWNIGAEGQLLMGALIGSWAALNFLETTSSWALPLVLLTGAFAGMAWGAIPALLKNHFNTNEILTTIMLNYIALNLLLFGVHGPLKDPAGFNFPESALFTEGITLPVLMEGYRLHLGALFALLAVAVIWVVLSRTFIGFQIRVLGLDSSAAHYAGFREKKLVLLVLLFSGGMAGLAGVSEVTGPIGQLVPTVSPGYGYSAIIVAFLGRLHPVGILLASLLMALVYMGSEMGQIEMGLPLALGGLFQGVLLFYLLACDFLILYRIRWQRADTNAVASEA; from the coding sequence ATGTCGCTTAGTATTCAGCGTCGGGCGGAAGAATCCCGTGTCATGTCCTATTGTTCCCCCTTGCTGGCCCTGGTGTTAACCCTGATTACCGGTGCGTTGTTGTTTTGGGTGCAGGGCGAGTCGCCCCTCGGCGGACTCTATACCTTCTTTATATTACCCGTGGCTGACCTCTATGGGTTATCGGAGCTGGGAGTGAAAGCGGCTCCTATTTTGCTCTGTGCCACCGGGCTGGCCATTTGTTACCGAGCCAATGTGTGGAACATCGGTGCCGAAGGCCAGTTACTGATGGGGGCCTTGATCGGTAGTTGGGCCGCGCTTAACTTCCTGGAGACCACCTCCAGCTGGGCGTTGCCGCTGGTTCTGTTGACCGGTGCCTTTGCCGGTATGGCCTGGGGGGCAATTCCGGCGTTGTTGAAAAACCATTTCAACACCAACGAAATTCTCACCACCATCATGCTCAACTATATCGCCCTGAACCTGTTGCTGTTCGGGGTGCATGGGCCATTGAAAGACCCGGCGGGTTTTAACTTTCCCGAGTCGGCATTGTTTACCGAAGGGATAACCCTGCCGGTATTGATGGAGGGCTATCGCCTGCACCTGGGCGCACTGTTCGCGTTGCTCGCGGTGGCGGTAATCTGGGTGGTGCTGAGTCGCACCTTTATCGGTTTCCAGATTCGCGTGCTGGGGCTCGATAGCAGCGCAGCCCATTACGCCGGTTTTCGTGAGAAGAAGCTGGTGCTGCTGGTGTTGCTGTTCAGTGGTGGTATGGCGGGTCTGGCCGGTGTTAGCGAAGTGACCGGTCCCATCGGCCAGCTGGTACCTACCGTATCGCCGGGCTACGGCTATTCCGCCATTATTGTTGCCTTTCTGGGGCGACTGCATCCGGTGGGTATATTGCTGGCCAGCTTGCTGATGGCGTTGGTCTATATGGGTAGCGAAATGGGTCAGATCGAAATGGGCCTACCGCTGGCGCTCGGCGGCCTGTTCCAGGGTGTTTTGCTGTTCTATCTGCTGGCTTGTGACTTCCTGATTTTATATCGCATTCGTTGGCAGCGGGCCGACACCAATGCCGTGGCGAGTGAGGCCTGA